The following proteins are co-located in the Plasmodium brasilianum strain Bolivian I chromosome 11, whole genome shotgun sequence genome:
- a CDS encoding lsm12 yields the protein MVKNSFDPSLYFGHTIIIKTCDGHTFEGELYCYDPCSDFIIIKEDNKNGTANFYIIRTNIIVDIESKRRLKNSYTTLPTIDKSVVEKIERKALDNFEKNKSRIGIGVTQEAQELFDFIWKTHPDCVWNNKDILVLNGEVRIKPPYSPDNCIAKNEKLKERFAIVISKFRQKKNMSIKV from the exons ATGGTCAAAAATAGCTTTGATCCATCCTTGTATTTTGGTCatacaataattataaaaacctGTGATGGTCATACATTTGAGGGAGAATTATATTGCTATGATCCTTGTTCagatttcattattataaaagaagataataaaaatggcacagcaaatttttatataattaggACAAATATAATTGTAGATATTGAATCAAAAAGaagattaaaaaattcatataccACTTTACCCACAATTGATAAAAGTGTTgttgaaaaaattgaaagaaaGGCTTTAGACAactttgaaaaaaacaaGTCTCGCATTGGTATTGGGGTAACACAGGAAGCTCAAGAGTTATTCGATTTTATATGGAAAAC GCACCCAGATTGCGTTTGgaataataaagatatattagTTTTAAATGGGGAGGTTAGGATCAAACCTCCATATAGTCCAGATAACTGTATagcaaaaaatgaaaaattaaaagaaagatTTGCGATAGTG ATATCCAAGTTccgccaaaaaaaaaatatgtccATTAAGGTATAA
- a CDS encoding eukaryotic translation initiation factor 3 subunit L — protein MVDQLEVENNVGEDKPVSFEEEVETFLINLHDFVYHRNADAIKKLFDTDFYTISDIYFKNTRWPSIKLVDNFYKQKNRFHNLIHSLYEELYYRHVFIINDVNLEDRKNAWDNYKCLLNFISSICTDMSGDTNDNVLVMPNVWIYEFLSEYVYQYQSMCHIKVDLLKDVENNIEGINFLVQNCEVFESSIVLEVLHSLLLKGEFATLPEEEKSIFVNNVFNVNNEELTSKYQFAYFSCCILLKVYVLMGDYYSALKIISNIELNHKSLYWKVTLCHISIFYNIAFCYMMLKRYNDSIKILSQILIYLSKQKIHFSNHQRYQQNVIHKLIDKMYLIVIICHSLSSCRLDETILQNIKENYSSKFYALQSANEQTYADLFYRVAPKFIDPLSNISFQLLANFENVQNQTYNSDPTLRQLCIFLKDVTYQKKTFHFISYAKLYHNIQLTKLADLMNYKKEDEENVCSDIMCVKNHSKQLIWKEGPLYTGEMVTSVFGNAFDFYIDLDILNIKTRTQQKIFIDYFVHQINMCKNLSNVLQGTGTGHIYKTKYENFKRKNKNKNRDKHNNPQVSVKQ, from the coding sequence ATGGTTGACCAACTTGAAGTAGAAAACAACGTGGGGGAAGATAAACCTGTGAGTTTTGAAGAAGAAGTAGAAACGTTTTTAATTAACTTGCACGATTTTGTATATCACCGAAATGCTgatgcaataaaaaaattatttgacaCAGATTTTTATACCATATcagatatatatttcaagAACACTCGATGGCCTTCAATAAAATTGGTTGATAACTTTTACAAGCAGAAAAACAGGTTTCACAATTTAATTCATTCGCTCTATGAGGAATTATATTATCGTCACGtgtttataataaatgatgTAAATTTAGAAGATCGAAAGAATGCATGggataattataaatgtttattaaattttatctCGAGTATATGTACTGACATGTCAGGTGATACAAATGATAACGTGTTAGTTATGCCAAATGTGTggatatatgaatttttatcTGAATACGTATATCAGTATCAGTCCATGTGTCATATAAAAGTGGATCTATTAAAAGAcgtagaaaataatatagaaggaataaattttttagtaCAAAATTGTGAAGTTTTTGAAAGCAGTATAGTGTTAGAGGTATTACACAGTTTATTGTTAAAAGGAGAATTTGCCACATTAccagaagaagaaaaaagtatttttgttaataatgtttttaatgtgaataatgaagaattaaCAAGTAAGTATCAGtttgcatatttttcttgctgtattttattaaaggTATATGTACTAATGGGTGATTATTATAGTGCTTTAAAGATTATTTCAAATATTGAATTAAATCATAAATCTTTATATTGGAAAGTTACATTATGTCatattagtattttttacaatattgcattttgttatatgatgttaaaaagatataatgatagtattaaaattttatcacaaatattaatatatttatcaaaacaaaaaatacatttttcaaATCATCAGAGGTATCAGCAGAATGTTATACATAAACTAATTGATAAAATGTATTTGATAGTTATTATATGTCATTCCTTGTCAAGTTGTAGATTAGATGAAACCATACTTCagaatataaaagaaaattattcaaGCAAATTTTATGCCTTACAGTCAGCTAATGAACAAACATATGCTGATTTGTTTTATCGAGTAGCACCCAAATTTATTGACCCATTATCAAATATTAGTTTTCAATTATTAGCAAATTTTGAGAATGTTCAAAATCAAACTTATAATTCGGATCCAACTTTAAGACAactttgtatatttttaaaagatgttacctatcaaaaaaaaacttttcattttatttcttatgccaaattatatcataatattCAACTCACCAAACTAGCTGatttaatgaattataaaaaagaagatgaagaaaatGTTTGTTCAGACATTATGTGTGTAAAAAATCATAGTAAACAATTGATATGGAAAGAAGGCCCTTTATATACTGGTGAAATGGTTACCTCCGTTTTTGGAAACGCTTTTGATTTTTATATTGACCtggatattttaaatatcaaAACGAGGACACagcaaaaaatattcattgattattttgttcatcaaataaatatgtgCAAAAATCTTTCGAATGTTTTGCAAGGAACTGGCACAGGTCATATTTACAAAACCAAATATGAAAACTTCAaacgaaaaaacaaaaacaaaaataggGACAAGCACAACAATCCACAAGTTTCGGTTAAGCAGTAA